GCCGGTCAAGCTGCGTTCAACACCACCTGCGTAGCCTGCCATGGCCCACAAGGCCACGGCATGGAAGCCATGGGCGCGCCGAACCTGACGCTGCCCGGCGGTTATATCTACGGCACCGGCCTGGCGCAGTTGCAGCAGACTATCCGCCACGGCCGCCAGGGCCAGATGCCGGCGCAGGACGTGCTGCAAGGCAATGACAAGGTGCATTTGCTGGCGGCTTACGTGTACAGCCTGTCCCATAACGCCAACGGCGCAACGCCGCAAGCCCAACCGCAGTAAGCGTTGACGACCGCCCCGACCCTGGGGCGGTCACTTTTTGCGGGGAGCTTGCTCCCTTACCCCAGCAAGATCCCTTGCCACAGGTTTTTTGTTCGCTCGCTACCGTGCGGCATCTTTTGGCGCGACCAAGTGTCGCACCCTTCCAAAGCACACCTTTCCCCTCCTGCCATTCGGGTCTACGCTTGCTTTCAAGCGCAGCGATTGCGGTACGCCCAACGACACCCGTTGTGACCCCGCAATTTTCCTGTCCACTTGATCAGCTTTCCATTTCGGATTTGTCCTTACGCCAAACATGGAAAGGGCGCAGAATCTGGCGTGGAACGCATTGATCCAGGTCAGCCGTTGCGTTGCAATGGCCCCTCGCTTTCTCCATACTTGCGGCCGATTTTACCTATAAAAAAACCTAAACCGTGGAACCTTAGAATGAGCACAGCAATCAGTCCGACTGCTTATAACTATAAGGTAGTCCGCCAGTTCGCCATCATGACGGTGGTCTGGGGGATCCTTGGCATGGGGCTCGGGGTGTTCATCGCCTCGCAACTGGTTTGGCCGGAATTGAATTTCGACCTGCCTTGGACGACCTTCGGCCGTCTACGCCCACTGCACACCAACCTGGTGATTTTCGCTTTCGGCGGATGCGCGCTGTTTGCCACCTCTTACTATGTCGTGCAGCGCACCTGCCAGACGCGGCTGATCTCCGACGGCCTCGCCGCCTTTACCTTCTGGGGTTGGCAAGCGGTCATCATCGGCGCCATCGTCAGCCTGCCGCTGGGCTACACCACCACCAAGGAATACGCCGAGCTGGAATGGCCGATCGCCATTTTGCTGGCGATTGTCTGGGTGACCTACGGTGCGGTGTTCTTCGGCACCATCGTCAAGCGCAAGACCAAACATATCTACGTGGGCAACTGGTTCTACGGTGCCTTCATCGTGGTCACGGCGATGCTGCACATCGTCAACCACGCGTCGTTGCCGGTCAGCCTGTTCAAGTCCTACTCGGCCTACGCCGGCGCGACGGACGCGATGATCCAGTGGTGGTACGGCCACAACGCCGTAGGTTTTTTCCTCACCACCGGTTTCCTGGGGATGATGTACTACTTCGTGCCTAAACAGGCCGAACGTCCCATTTACTCGTATCGCCTGTCCATCGTGCACTTCTGGGCACTGATCACCCTGTACATCTGGGCCGGTCCGCACCATTTGCACTACACCGCCCTGCCGGACTGGGCGCAGTCCCTGGGCATGGCGATGTCGATCATCCTGCTGGCCCCGAGCTGGGGCGGCATGATCAACGGCATGATGACCCTCTCGGGCGCCTGGCATAAATTGCGCACCGACCCGATCCTGCGCTTTCTCGTGGTGTCCCTGGCGTTCTACGGCATGTCGACCTTCGAAGGGCCGATGATGGCGATCAAGACCGTCAACTCGCTGTCCCACTACACCGACTGGACCATCGGCCACGTACACGCCGGTGCCCTCGGTTGGGTGGCAATGATCTCCATCGGCGCGCTGTACCACATGATTCCCAAGCTGTTCGGCCGCGCGCAGATGCACAGCGTCGGGCTGATCAACACGCACTTCTGGCTGGCGACCATCGGTACCGTGCTCTACATCGCCTCGATGTGGGTCAACGGCATCACCCAAGGCCTGATGTGGCGTGCGATCAACGATGACGGCACCCTCACCTACTCCTTCGTCGAAGCGCTGCAAGCCAGCCACCCTGGCTACATTGTCCGTGCCCTGGGCGGTGCGTTCTTTGCCGCCGGCATGCTGTTCATGGCCTACAACGTCTGGCGCACCGTGCGTGCCTCGGACCCTGCACAAGCCGAAGCCGCCGCCAAGATCGCCGTTGTGGGAGCCCACTGATGAAGCATGAAGTAGTCGAGAAGAATATCGGCCTGCTGGCCTTCTTCATGGTCATCGCCGTGAGCATCGGCGGCCTGACCCAGATCGTTCCGCTGTTTTTCCAGGATGTCACCAACAAGCCGGTCGAAGGCATGAAGCCACGCACCGCCCTTGAACTGGAAGGCCGCGACGTCTACATCGCCAACGGTTGTGTCGGCTGCCACTCGCAGATGATCCGGCCGTTCCGTGCCGAAACCGAACGCTATGGCCACTATTCGGTGGCCGGTGAAAGCGTATGGGACCACCCGTTCCTGTGGGGTTCCAAGCGTACCGGCCCGGACCTGGCCCGTGTGGGCGGGCGTTACTCCGATGACTGGCAGCGTGCGCACTTGTACAACCCGCGCAACGTTGTGCCCGAGTCGAAAATGCCGGCGTACCCGTTCCTCGTGGAAAACAAGCTCGACGGCAAGGACACCGCGAAGAAGATGGAAGTCTTGCGCACCCTGGGCGTGCCCTACACCGACGAAGATATCGCCGGTGCAGCCGCAGCCGTGAAGGGCAAGACCGAAATGGACGCACTGGTGGCCTACCTGCAGGGCCTGGGCACCATCATCAAAAGCAAACGGTGATTCTTCATGGATATCGGGATGATTCGTGGCCTGGGCACCGTTGTCGTGATGGTGGCTTTTATCGGTCTGGCGTTGTGGGTGTTCAGCCCCAAGCGCAAGTCGGAGTTTGAAGACGCGACCTTGCTGCCCTTTGCGGATGACCCCGAAGCCATCAAGCACGTCGAGCAAGCTTCTAGGAGTAACAAAGAATGACTACGTTCTGGAGTCTGTACGTCACAGTCCTCAGCCTGGGCACCATCTTCGCCCTGACCTGGCTGCTGCTGTCGACCCGCAAGGGCCAGCGCGCCGAACAAACCGACGAAACCGTCGGCCACTCGTTCGACGGCATCGAGGAGTACGACAACCCACTGCCCAAGTGGTGGTTCATGCTGTTCGTTGGCACCATCGTGTTTGCCCTCGGTTACCTGGTGCTCTACCCCGGCCTGGGCAACTGGAAAGGCCTGCTGCCGGGCTACAACTACCTCGACACTGAAAAACAAACGCCCTTCGCCAATGGCCAGACCGGCTGGACCGGCGTCCACGAGTGGGAAAAGGAAATGGCCAGGTCGGACGCCAAGTTCGGGCCGATCTTCGCCAAATTCGCGTCGATGCCCATTGAAGAGGTGGCCAAGGACCCGCAAGCCTTGAAGATGGGCGGCCGCCTTTTCGCCTCCAACTGCTCGGTGTGCCACGGTTCCGACGCCAAGGGTGCCTACGGTTTCCCCAACCTGACCGACGCCGATTGGCGCTGGGGTGGCGAGGCGAACACCATCAAGGAAACCATCATGAAAGGCCGCCACGCGGTGATGCCGGGCTGGGCCGCAGTCATCGGCGAGCAAGGCGTGGCCGACGTAGCGGGCTTTGTGGTGACCAAGCTCGACGGTCGCACCTTGCCGGAAGGCGCCAAGGCTGACGTGGCCAACGGCGAAAAACTCTTCGCCGCCAACTGCGTGGCCTGTCACGGCCCGGCCGGTAAAGGCACCCCCGCCATGGGCGCGCCCGACCTGACCCACCCCGGTGCGTTCATCTACGGCTCAAGCTTCGCCCAACTGCAACAGACCATCCGTTATGGCCGCCAGGGCCAGATGCCGGCGCAGGAGCAACTGCAAGGCAACGACAAAGTGCATTTGTTGGCGGCGTATGTGTACAGCTTGTCCCATGGGGACAAGAAGGCTGAGGGCCAGTAAGGCTGACCATTACTTAAGAAATACAGAAAGACAAATGTGGGAGGGAGCAAGCCCCCTCTCACATTGGATCCTTGGTGTTTTGAAGGCTTGCCCCGCCAAAACCGTCCATACTTCCCAAGTCAATTGATCCAGATCACGTACACCATCAATTGATTTCCCCCAACGCGACCAAAGGTCGCACCCTTGGCGTACCATCGGGGGCGTATCATTAAGCCACTGCAAGACCCTTAATTTGACCGCGGCCGGCACGTACTGACCGAGGCAAATCTCCACCGCCGTGGGATGCAATGATGAGAGACCAGATACCGGTACATGACGTTACCCCGCCTGCCAAAACCGACACTAAAACGGTCGATCTCTACGCCGCGCGCGAGAAGATCTACACCCGCGCGTTCACCGGCCTGTTCCGCAACCTGCGCATGCTCGGCGGTGCCGGGCTGTTCCTGCTCTACTTCGGCACGGTGTGGCTGAACTGGGGTGGCCACCAGGCCGTATGGTGGAACCTGCCGGAGCGTAAGTTCTTCATTTTCGGCGCGACCTTCTGGCCTCAGGACTTCATTCTGCTGTCGGGCATCCTGATCGTGGCGGCGTTTGGCCTGTTCTTTATCACGGTGTACGCCGGCCGCGTGTGGTGCGGCTATACCTGCCCGCAAAGCGTGTGGACATGGATCTTCATGTGGTGCGAAAAAGTCACCGAAGGCGACCGCAACCAGCGCATCAAGCTGGACAAGGCGCCGATGGGCGCCAACAAGTTCCTGCGCAAATTCAGCAAGCACACCCTGTGGCTATTGATCGGTTTTGTCACCGGCATGACCTTTGTCGGCTACTTCTCGCCGATCCGCGAACTGGTGTTCGACTTCTTCACCGGCCAGGCCGACGGCTGGTCGTATTTCTGGGTGGGTTTCTTCACCCTCGCCACCTACGGCAACGCCGGCTGGCTGCGCGAACAGGTGTGCATCTACATGTGCCCATACGCCCGTTTCCAGAGCGTGATGTTCGACAAAGACACCCTGATCGTGTCCTACGACCCGCGCCGTGGCGAACTGCGCGGCCCGCGTAAAAAAGGTAGCGACTACCAGGCCCAGGGCCTGGGCGACTGCATCGATTGCACGATGTGCGTACAGGTGTGCCCCACCGGGATCGACATCCGCGACGGCCTGCAGATCGAGTGCATCGGTTGCGCCGCGTGCATCGACGCCTGCGACAACATCATGGACAAGATGGACTACCCGCGCGGCCTGATCAGCTACACCACCGAACACAACCTGTCGGGGCAAAAGACCCACAAATTGCGCCCACGCCTGATCGGTTACGCCCTGGTGCTGCTGGCGATGATGAGCCTGTTGGCCGCCGCGTTTTTCATGCGTTCACTGGTGGGTTTCGACGTGAGCAAAGACCGCGTGCTG
This region of Pseudomonas asgharzadehiana genomic DNA includes:
- the ccoP gene encoding cytochrome-c oxidase, cbb3-type subunit III, which gives rise to MTTFWSLYVTVLSLGTIFALTWLLLSTRKGQRAEQTDETVGHSFDGIEEYDNPLPKWWFMLFVGTIVFALGYLVLYPGLGNWKGLLPGYNYLDTEKQTPFANGQTGWTGVHEWEKEMARSDAKFGPIFAKFASMPIEEVAKDPQALKMGGRLFASNCSVCHGSDAKGAYGFPNLTDADWRWGGEANTIKETIMKGRHAVMPGWAAVIGEQGVADVAGFVVTKLDGRTLPEGAKADVANGEKLFAANCVACHGPAGKGTPAMGAPDLTHPGAFIYGSSFAQLQQTIRYGRQGQMPAQEQLQGNDKVHLLAAYVYSLSHGDKKAEGQ
- the ccoG gene encoding cytochrome c oxidase accessory protein CcoG — translated: MRDQIPVHDVTPPAKTDTKTVDLYAAREKIYTRAFTGLFRNLRMLGGAGLFLLYFGTVWLNWGGHQAVWWNLPERKFFIFGATFWPQDFILLSGILIVAAFGLFFITVYAGRVWCGYTCPQSVWTWIFMWCEKVTEGDRNQRIKLDKAPMGANKFLRKFSKHTLWLLIGFVTGMTFVGYFSPIRELVFDFFTGQADGWSYFWVGFFTLATYGNAGWLREQVCIYMCPYARFQSVMFDKDTLIVSYDPRRGELRGPRKKGSDYQAQGLGDCIDCTMCVQVCPTGIDIRDGLQIECIGCAACIDACDNIMDKMDYPRGLISYTTEHNLSGQKTHKLRPRLIGYALVLLAMMSLLAAAFFMRSLVGFDVSKDRVLYRENAEGRIENVYSLKIMNKDQRDHTYVLDAAGLPDLKLQGRREIKVAAGDIVSMPVELSSAPEQLPSSTNEVTFILKDADDTSVRIEAKSRFIGPQVR
- the ccoO gene encoding cytochrome-c oxidase, cbb3-type subunit II, which codes for MKHEVVEKNIGLLAFFMVIAVSIGGLTQIVPLFFQDVTNKPVEGMKPRTALELEGRDVYIANGCVGCHSQMIRPFRAETERYGHYSVAGESVWDHPFLWGSKRTGPDLARVGGRYSDDWQRAHLYNPRNVVPESKMPAYPFLVENKLDGKDTAKKMEVLRTLGVPYTDEDIAGAAAAVKGKTEMDALVAYLQGLGTIIKSKR
- a CDS encoding CcoQ/FixQ family Cbb3-type cytochrome c oxidase assembly chaperone yields the protein MDIGMIRGLGTVVVMVAFIGLALWVFSPKRKSEFEDATLLPFADDPEAIKHVEQASRSNKE
- the ccoN gene encoding cytochrome-c oxidase, cbb3-type subunit I — its product is MSTAISPTAYNYKVVRQFAIMTVVWGILGMGLGVFIASQLVWPELNFDLPWTTFGRLRPLHTNLVIFAFGGCALFATSYYVVQRTCQTRLISDGLAAFTFWGWQAVIIGAIVSLPLGYTTTKEYAELEWPIAILLAIVWVTYGAVFFGTIVKRKTKHIYVGNWFYGAFIVVTAMLHIVNHASLPVSLFKSYSAYAGATDAMIQWWYGHNAVGFFLTTGFLGMMYYFVPKQAERPIYSYRLSIVHFWALITLYIWAGPHHLHYTALPDWAQSLGMAMSIILLAPSWGGMINGMMTLSGAWHKLRTDPILRFLVVSLAFYGMSTFEGPMMAIKTVNSLSHYTDWTIGHVHAGALGWVAMISIGALYHMIPKLFGRAQMHSVGLINTHFWLATIGTVLYIASMWVNGITQGLMWRAINDDGTLTYSFVEALQASHPGYIVRALGGAFFAAGMLFMAYNVWRTVRASDPAQAEAAAKIAVVGAH